A region from the Mucilaginibacter sp. CSA2-8R genome encodes:
- a CDS encoding glycoside hydrolase family 2 TIM barrel-domain containing protein — translation MNKLCILFLLYTSLTAKASAGNIEPDSLGKAPVPKEIQDPECLGINKEPAHATLMPYASLKEALKANRHASSFARSLNGKWKFNWVSWPQSRPEDFYKPDYDVSKWKDIEVPSNWQIKGYGTPFYRNIGYTFQKDFPRVMSAPPKTYTAYTDRNPVGSYRRNFTVPANWKGGRLFITFDGVDAGFFLWINGQKVGYSVNSRNAAEFDITKYVKAGENTIAAEVYQYTTGSYLEDQDMWRLSGIFRNVTLWRAPEQHIRDYFIKTDLDKNYKNGVAQITAKVIRYAGVATGKQKLTATIYQGDKMVATALVAVSPLAPGKEAAVKLSIPITNPAKWTAETPNLYTVVLKLNGAIGETELLSQQTGFRKIEIKGRVFMVNGVPIKLKGVNRHENWPEDGHAITEAQMIKDIEVIKQGNCNHVRTCHYSDDPRWYELCDQYGLYLVAEANVECHGLRDRFNEEPTMKGAIVDRNVANVQSFKNHPSVIIWSLGNECGSGGSNFRYALQAINKIDGTRPTHYEGFGVGANNPASIDSKMYSPILPYENPTPKQKLLSSVELTATDKSLTKPFYLCEFAHAMFNSMGSLKEYADLFDKYPTILGGAIWEFQDQGIWNRRNSEHPILAFGGGFGEFPNDHYFIHKGVVASDRSPKPHYPEMKHVFQWISASAEDLNKGMIRVRNKYQFINLSGFKASYTITKNGEVETSGNLDVSTIAPRSSKLVQIPYKSFAFKPGNVYHVRIVFTLNHDELWAKKGYEIASDQFEIPAAAVSAVPIIATNEPVKLQDAGSVITVNGNAFSAVFSKQSGTLKSLINHGADMLQSNGGPMLHLWRAPHQRDDIYADDQWEKFGIKQLSWSASGVNARQVSPSLVDVSATLTGTGKNNFQVKHQVVYHIYGNGIIKVDNQVNANDANITIARMGVRLFVNDDYQQFSYFGRGPMENYADRKIGSDIGVYSSSVAEQLTPYEKPMECGNHEDVRWAWLRGNGGRGLKVTATTSLLQVAALPYSDEQLAPVEYRIDLPKSTATVLTIGYKTLGVGSNSCGPTPLPQYTVTTKPASFTYTLNLTH, via the coding sequence ATGAACAAACTCTGCATACTTTTCCTCCTATATACTTCTTTAACTGCTAAAGCATCGGCCGGCAATATAGAGCCCGACAGCTTAGGCAAAGCACCCGTACCTAAAGAAATTCAGGACCCCGAATGTTTGGGAATCAATAAGGAGCCTGCCCACGCTACGCTGATGCCATATGCCAGTTTAAAAGAGGCGCTGAAGGCCAACCGCCATGCTTCATCTTTTGCTCGGTCACTTAATGGTAAATGGAAATTTAATTGGGTATCGTGGCCGCAAAGCCGGCCCGAAGATTTTTACAAACCGGATTACGATGTATCTAAATGGAAGGATATCGAAGTGCCGTCTAATTGGCAGATTAAAGGATACGGTACACCGTTTTACCGCAATATAGGCTATACCTTTCAAAAGGATTTTCCGCGGGTGATGAGCGCACCACCTAAAACCTATACGGCCTATACAGACCGTAATCCGGTAGGAAGTTACCGCCGTAATTTTACCGTACCGGCCAATTGGAAAGGCGGACGCTTATTTATCACTTTCGACGGTGTAGATGCCGGTTTCTTTTTATGGATAAACGGCCAAAAAGTAGGTTACAGCGTAAATAGCCGTAATGCCGCCGAGTTTGATATTACTAAATACGTTAAAGCAGGCGAGAATACGATTGCGGCAGAGGTATACCAGTATACCACAGGCAGCTATCTGGAAGACCAGGATATGTGGCGGCTAAGCGGCATATTTCGTAATGTTACATTATGGCGCGCGCCAGAGCAGCATATCCGCGACTACTTCATCAAAACCGATTTAGATAAAAATTATAAAAACGGCGTTGCCCAAATTACCGCCAAAGTGATTAGGTATGCCGGCGTAGCTACAGGTAAGCAAAAATTAACGGCCACCATTTATCAGGGCGATAAAATGGTGGCTACGGCCCTAGTTGCCGTAAGCCCGCTGGCACCGGGCAAAGAAGCTGCCGTTAAACTTTCAATACCTATTACTAATCCTGCCAAGTGGACGGCCGAGACCCCTAATCTGTATACTGTAGTATTGAAGCTAAACGGAGCAATAGGCGAAACAGAACTGTTATCTCAACAAACGGGTTTTCGTAAGATTGAGATTAAAGGCCGCGTGTTTATGGTAAACGGTGTGCCTATCAAATTAAAAGGCGTTAACCGGCACGAGAACTGGCCCGAAGATGGCCATGCCATTACCGAGGCGCAAATGATTAAAGACATTGAGGTTATTAAACAAGGCAATTGCAATCACGTACGTACCTGCCATTACTCTGATGATCCGCGCTGGTACGAGCTATGCGACCAGTACGGGCTTTACCTCGTAGCCGAAGCCAACGTAGAGTGCCACGGCCTGCGCGACCGGTTTAACGAAGAGCCAACCATGAAAGGCGCCATTGTTGACCGCAACGTGGCCAACGTGCAAAGTTTTAAAAACCATCCATCGGTAATTATCTGGTCGCTGGGCAATGAGTGCGGCAGTGGTGGCAGTAACTTTAGGTATGCCTTGCAGGCCATCAACAAAATAGATGGTACCCGCCCAACTCATTACGAAGGTTTTGGGGTGGGGGCTAACAACCCGGCCAGTATTGATAGTAAAATGTATTCGCCTATTTTGCCGTATGAAAATCCGACGCCTAAACAGAAATTATTATCCTCAGTAGAGTTAACCGCTACAGATAAAAGCCTGACCAAGCCGTTTTACTTGTGCGAGTTTGCGCACGCCATGTTTAACTCTATGGGATCGCTTAAAGAATATGCAGATCTTTTTGATAAATATCCAACCATTTTGGGTGGTGCTATCTGGGAGTTTCAGGATCAGGGCATCTGGAACCGGCGCAACTCGGAGCATCCCATCCTGGCCTTTGGTGGCGGGTTTGGCGAGTTTCCGAACGATCATTATTTTATTCACAAAGGCGTAGTAGCGTCCGATCGATCGCCTAAGCCTCATTATCCTGAAATGAAACACGTGTTTCAATGGATAAGCGCAAGTGCCGAAGATTTGAATAAGGGAATGATCAGGGTACGTAACAAATATCAATTTATCAACTTAAGCGGTTTTAAAGCAAGTTACACCATTACTAAAAATGGCGAGGTTGAAACCTCTGGTAACCTGGATGTGAGTACTATTGCACCACGCTCATCTAAACTGGTACAAATTCCTTACAAAAGCTTTGCCTTTAAACCGGGCAATGTTTATCATGTGCGGATAGTCTTTACATTAAATCATGATGAACTTTGGGCAAAAAAGGGATACGAAATAGCATCTGATCAGTTTGAAATACCGGCCGCTGCGGTAAGTGCTGTGCCAATAATAGCTACTAACGAGCCTGTGAAACTGCAAGATGCCGGTTCGGTAATTACCGTGAACGGTAATGCATTCAGTGCTGTATTTAGCAAGCAGAGCGGTACTTTAAAATCTTTAATAAACCATGGGGCTGATATGCTGCAAAGCAACGGTGGCCCTATGCTGCACTTGTGGCGTGCCCCGCACCAGCGTGATGATATTTACGCAGATGACCAGTGGGAAAAGTTTGGTATTAAACAACTGTCATGGTCGGCCAGTGGTGTTAACGCCCGCCAGGTATCACCATCGCTGGTTGATGTATCGGCTACTTTAACGGGGACCGGTAAAAATAATTTTCAGGTAAAGCACCAGGTGGTTTATCATATTTACGGCAACGGCATTATAAAGGTAGATAACCAGGTTAACGCCAACGATGCCAACATCACCATTGCACGCATGGGTGTACGCTTGTTTGTGAACGATGATTACCAACAGTTTAGTTACTTTGGTCGTGGCCCGATGGAAAACTATGCCGACCGCAAAATTGGCTCTGATATTGGTGTTTACAGCAGTTCGGTAGCTGAGCAGTTAACACCGTACGAAAAGCCGATGGAATGTGGTAACCACGAGGATGTACGTTGGGCCTGGCTAAGAGGCAACGGTGGCCGCGGCCTTAAAGTTACTGCTACAACCTCATTGTTACAAGTAGCTGCATTGCCTTACAGTGACGAGCAGCTGGCACCGGTTGAATACCGGATAGATTTGCCTAAAAGCACTGCTACTGTGCTTACTATTGGCTATAAAACATTGGGTGTAGGATCTAACTCATGCGGGCCAACACCATTGCCGCAGTACACGGTTACTACCAAGCCGGCCTCGTTTACTTACACATTAAATTTAACCCATTAA
- a CDS encoding glycosyl hydrolase family 28 protein translates to MTSVSFFRLQQLLFAGAFLFLFFIQGVVVAQQKAYNIADYGAVGDGKTNNAVALQKAIDAASNAGGGRVVVPSGATYLTGPFNLKSNIEFEVQVNARVLASPDEKLYTQSAFKDNKGEGSIWIGGQNLNNVTLCGAGTLDGNGISFMGAELEDSYVLKPFNVVDPRPHLLTIMGGKNIRIRDLNIKNSAYWTVHLIGCDDVAIDNITLLNSLKVRNSDGIDVDHSKNVRISNCYIESGDDCICLKNRREYEEFGACENIVVSNCTMSSRSCAIKIGSENMDRISRVLINNCIITKSNRGIGIQNRDEGTVSDVIFSNILIDSHLFSDVWWGKAEPIYVTAYRRANGNNKDAGWRFPKGQTEGRIGKVSNITFSNIKATSENGVYVGGETPGMVSNIMFDQVDLNITKTTNIPGGVYDRRPSKVEGLIKAKIAGFYLDESENITIRNSSLTWGANRPDYYGGAIQKEKAKQVVVKQLDERFEK, encoded by the coding sequence ATGACTTCAGTTTCTTTTTTTCGTTTGCAGCAGCTTTTATTTGCCGGTGCTTTTTTGTTTCTTTTCTTTATTCAAGGCGTAGTTGTAGCTCAGCAAAAAGCATACAATATAGCCGATTACGGAGCAGTAGGCGATGGCAAAACCAACAACGCCGTTGCTTTGCAAAAGGCCATTGATGCGGCATCTAATGCAGGCGGGGGCAGAGTAGTAGTGCCATCAGGCGCAACTTACCTCACGGGGCCGTTTAACCTTAAATCGAATATTGAATTTGAGGTACAGGTGAACGCCCGTGTGCTGGCCAGTCCGGACGAAAAGTTGTACACCCAAAGTGCGTTTAAAGACAACAAGGGCGAAGGCTCGATTTGGATAGGCGGCCAAAACCTGAACAATGTAACCCTATGCGGTGCCGGTACCTTAGATGGCAACGGTATTTCTTTTATGGGTGCCGAGCTCGAAGATTCGTACGTGCTTAAACCCTTTAACGTGGTAGACCCTCGTCCGCATTTGTTAACGATAATGGGTGGCAAAAACATCCGTATCCGCGATTTAAACATCAAAAACTCGGCTTACTGGACAGTACACCTGATTGGTTGCGATGATGTAGCCATTGACAATATAACACTCCTTAACAGCCTCAAGGTGCGTAACAGCGACGGTATTGATGTTGACCATAGTAAAAACGTGCGCATCAGCAATTGTTATATCGAATCGGGTGATGATTGTATATGTTTAAAAAACCGTCGTGAGTACGAAGAATTTGGCGCCTGCGAAAATATTGTGGTCAGCAATTGTACCATGAGCTCGCGCTCATGCGCCATTAAAATCGGGTCCGAAAATATGGATCGTATCAGCCGGGTGCTTATCAATAACTGTATCATTACTAAGAGTAACCGCGGTATAGGCATCCAGAACCGCGATGAGGGTACGGTAAGCGATGTGATATTTTCAAATATTTTGATTGACTCGCACCTGTTTTCGGACGTATGGTGGGGTAAGGCAGAGCCTATTTATGTAACTGCCTACCGCCGCGCCAATGGCAATAACAAGGATGCAGGCTGGCGTTTCCCCAAAGGCCAAACCGAAGGCCGCATAGGCAAAGTAAGCAACATCACATTCAGCAATATCAAAGCTACCAGCGAAAATGGGGTATATGTAGGCGGCGAAACGCCCGGCATGGTATCCAACATCATGTTTGACCAGGTAGACCTCAACATTACCAAAACCACTAACATTCCGGGCGGTGTGTACGACCGCAGGCCAAGCAAGGTAGAAGGTTTAATTAAAGCCAAAATAGCCGGCTTTTATTTAGACGAATCAGAAAATATCACTATCCGCAACAGCTCACTAACCTGGGGCGCCAACCGGCCCGATTAT